Genomic window (Rossellomorea aquimaris):
TGGTTATCACTCCCCCACCAACACCTGTTCCAAGTGTGACACAGACGATATCCTTTGCCCCGTCTCCTGCACCTTTCCACATTTCACCCAGTGCTGCGCAGTTTGCATCATTATCAATAACGGCTGATAAACCTGTTTCCATTTCAAGTAAATCTTTTAACGGCGTATTTTTGTCCCAGCCTAAATTAACGGCTTCGTAGATAATCCCTTTCGCCATATCGACAGGTCCCGGAGCACCCATTCCGATTCCGACCAGTTTATCTTTTGATTGATCTAAATCTTCAAGCTTCTTATCAATCGCTTTAGCAATATCTACAATAATATTTTTACCATTCTCTGATTTATCAGTAGGGATTTCCCATTTATGTAAAAGCTCACCGTACTTATTCAAGAACGCGATTTTTGTCGTCGTTCCTCCTAAATCTACACCAACCAACCATTTTTCTGTCATCTTTATCACCTGTCCTGTTTTTCTTTTTCAATTTCAATTTCATGTCGCAATAAAAACAAAGCTGTTTGAAAATCCCGCGTTTCGATCAGCTGGGATTGATAAAGTTCTATTAGTTCGCCTTCCATTAGTTGCAGGTCAGAAAGACGATGCCCAACATAGATAATGGTTCCATAACTTTTTAATAACTGTTGGATATCATAAATCGTTTTCATATCATACACCCTGCTTTCTATCATTCACATTAAAGTATAAGTGAAAACCCCTATCTTCTCAATACGCAGCTATCAAATATCCATTATAGGTTCTTTCACGAAGATTGTTTTATAAGAAGTCTCTTTTCGTAAAGGCTGTTGCTGTCTTAGAAAAGAAAGTAATAGTTGATTTCCGCGGGGCTGGCGGTGAGCCTCCGGGGTCTCACCTGTCCAGCTCCGGCGGCTAGCCCCTCGAGGTCATAAGCTAAATGGTCCATGAAGGCAAAGTACGCCTTCCCGGCCCATTTAGCTTATGCTTGTCGGGGCTGAGCAAGCCGCCTCCGCTTTTCGGACTGTCCAGCTATTCCCACAGGAGTCGAGCATCCTTCCGCTCCAATCAACTTTCTAAGCATGTATCCTTAAAAAATCCAGTAAAAACAAGAACTTTAGCAAACAACTTGAAGTGGTTAAAGGAAAATATCCCAATTGAGGAAGAGCTTTTTTAATTAGTTGGTTAATGACAACTCCCCCTCACCATCGTAAAAAGATTTTTCGTTATAGAGTTAATAGTGACAATAACAAAAATAGTGAGTCAGAATGTAGTACAGAGTGGATTGTAGCGGAAAGGAACGGTCAACATTTTGTTCGAAATTCACTTATCGAGGACACAAATTATGAAAAGAGCCTTTCTAAAAACAAAAAAAGACTTCCTTAATGGAATATTCAATAAGGAAATCTCTTCAACTAATATTAACGATCTGGATCTTTCGGGTGCAGGAATCGCGGTCGTCTGTTTTTCAACGGCATAGGCGAACGCAGGAATACGTCCCGGAATGCTCTCAAATTAAACGGAATAAATGGCCACATATACGGAATGTCAAAGGAATTCATTCTTGAAAGCATGATAATCCATAGCAGGATACCCACAACAAATCCGTACACTCCGAATAATGCAGTGCAGATCAATAAGAAAATCCTGACCAACCGGTTGGCTAAGCTCATCTCATAGCTTGGCGTTGCAAAGGTACCGATTGCTGCAATGGCGAGGTAAAGGATGACTTCGTTAATTAAGAGACCTACTTCCACCGCCACCTGTCCAATCATTAACGCAGCAACGAGACCAAGGGCCGTAGCTAACGAAGAAGGGGTATGAATGGCTGCCATCCTTAGAATATCGATTCCGACTTCAATGATTAAAAATTGAAGGAATAATGGTACTTCCCCTACATCATTTGGCCCCACATAACTCATTGCTTCCGGCAATAGCTCGGGATGAATGGCAAATAAATAATAAAACGGCAGTAAGAAAATCGAACACCACACAGCGATAAATCTGACAAAACGCAAGTAGGCTCCAACCGAGGGCTTGTTCCTATATTCTTCTGCATGCTGGAGGTGATGCCAAAAAGTTGTCGGTGTAATCAAGACACTAGGTGAGCCGTCCACCATAATTATGACGTGTCCTTCATATAAGTGTGCCGCAGCTGTATCCGGCCTTTCCGTATACCGGACCATGGGATATGGATTCCAGTGGCGCCCGGCAATAAACTCTTCCAGTGTCTTCTCTCCCATGGGAAGACCATCAGTGTCGATCTTAGATAGGGAATCTTTGATTTTATGGACTAAATTTGGATCGGCAATGTCTTCTATATAGCTGACGACTATATCGGTTTTGGATCTTCTCCCAATTTGCATATATTCCATTCGAAGCGAAGGATCGCGAACTCTCCTTCTTGTCAAAGCTGTATTAAACACTATCGTCTCGACATACCCGTCCCTTGAACCTCTCACCACTCTTTCGATATCGGGTTCCTGAGGTCCTCTGACTGGATACGTTCTTGCATCAATCATAATGACCTTGTCAATACCATCCACCACAAGGGCTGTCGGACCTGCCAATACTAAATCAATCACTTGGTTCAGATCATCCACTTGCTCGATCTCTATGTAAGGAATGTACGTCTTCAATAATTTTTCTAACGTATCTTCTTCTAATTGTTCAGGACTAAGTCCTGACAAGAGCTTCATCAGATAATGCATAATATCATCTTTAACAAAGCCATCCACTAAAAACATCGCCATTTTTCTCTCAGCATACTCCAAATCCAATTGAATGACATCAAAGCTTTTGTCTACTGCTAAGGTATCCCTTAGATAATTGGTGTTTTCTTCAATCTGAGTAGAGACAGGCTTTTTCTTTTGATTTGTCATTAGCCTTCACTCCCAATAACTTTACATGAATTTCCATCTTTACCATCCTAGACAAAGCAACTAGAAAACATACATCCTATCATATTGATATCATGCGCTTCATACTATTTACTAAATGGACATACTACTGGAGTGAACGAAATGAAACAAAGACTAAAAGAAGCCATGCCCTTTCTTGTCATCATGTGCATTGTTGCTCTTGGGATTCAATTTGTTTACCAGCCCCAAACGGAGGAAAGCATTATTTTTTTCCCTATAAATGAACATGTTTCCTATGAATCTGCCACTACCATTCTGATGCTTCAACCCGAGAAGAAAAATGATCATTATGAGGTGAACTGGAAGGTATCTTCAAAGCTTGATACACCTGCCTATTTACGTCAGGATGTAGGCTTTTTATTTATGAACGGGAGACTAAAAGGGCTCATGAACGAATGGGAAAAGGACACCGATCAAATTGTTGAGGAATCGACCATAAAGGGAAAAGAAAGCAGTCTCCTTCAAGCTGTGTCTTTCCACTATTCTGAAATTCATGAAACGGAAACAGATTTCACGAGTGCTCAGAAAATGTCTGAAGATACATTGTATGTGATTGATTCGAATTTCAGCCCTTTAAATGCCTTCCGACAACCTGGTACAGATGCAGAAAAAGAATGGAAGAAAATACTGGACAAAGTGACTTCTCAACAGCTTGATTATCTATGGGAAAAGGCAATCGCATCCTTGCAAATCCCTATGGAAAACTATACTTCCTTTCCATTAACTCAACTCCCTAAATTTGAAAATCAACCTTTGGAAGGGTTCACCGAGCAAGAATGGGAACGTGTAATAGGAAACCTGTGGGAAGGACTTTATAAAAACTATTATTTAGGAATTAAAAAAGAGGACGGCTCTGTCATTGAGTCAATAGACAGTGCCATCCCACTTATTTTAGTGAAAAAAGATCGAAAGGAAGTTCTCGTGTTACTGATTGATAAAACCGGAGAAGCTTCTTTACTTAAACAAAAGATTTCCATTTAAGTATTCTCCTGTAACTCTTTATAAAGTTTTTCATAATTTTCATCCTGCCTATTTAATTCATAGGCTTTTTTTGCATGAACAAGAGCTTCCTTTCTGTCACCTGAGTCGATCAGGATTAACGCAAGATTGTAGTGAGCTTCATGAAACTCACTATTTTCCTGGATTGCAGCTCTCAAATGATCTTTCGCTTGTGCTAATTTGTTCATCTTGATTTCAGCGTATGATAAGTAGAAATATGTCTGTGAATTTGGTGTGCCTTCTTCAACCACCGGGACAAGAATATTTTCCGCTTCCTCCCACTGTTGATTGGAAATCTTTTCTTGAGCTACGCCATTCACAGTGTTAACATCCCAAGAGGTTGGATCTCCACCAATCCCCCTCGACACAAGAACTCCAACAAGCAGGAGACTTCCCGTCAGAAATAACAATTGACGCAGTGGTCGGTGAGTATTCGGCAAGCTGACAATTCCTGCTGCCAAAAAACCTCCGACTAGTCCACCGATATGACCTGCATTATCAATTCCCGGGATGGTAAACCCCAGGACCAAGTTCAACAGGATCACAGCAATAATATTGGTCCCAATCGTTCTAAAGAAAATCTTCGGATATAGTACGCCGAAATACAGCAGTGCACCGAAACAGCCGAAAATTGCGCCACTGGCTCCAGCAGAAAGATTGGATGTAAAAAGGAAGCTGGCTAGAGATCCCGTGATTCCTGATATCATATAAATGAAAATGAACCGTATTCTCCCAAACATTTTCTCCACTGCCGTTCCCAAATAAAATAGGGCCAGTGTGTTCATGAGTAAATGCAGTATTCCGATATGCAGAAAGATCGGGGTTACAAGGCGCCACCACTCTCCTTCAATCATGAGGGGATTGTACTTAGCACCGAACTCAATCAGAGTTTGTGGATCCTTGCTTCCACCATTTAGTTCAAGAATAATGAACATGATCAATTGGAGTGCAATGAAGAAATATGTAAAGAAAGGCTTTCCTTTTTCAAACAGCTGCCTTTCCTTTTGTATCTGTTTGGATGAAGAAGTCATGGTCATGCTTTTTATCCACTCTACATTGGCATCCAGTACTTCCGGGGGAAGTTCCCATTCCCCTTCATTGAAAAAAGGGTCATTCTTTAGCGTTTCGACACTCTGCTCACCATGAAGGAGAAGTGGCTGAACGGACGTTTTTTGATTGTTCAGGGACTCCTGAAATAAATCCGGATCTGCATCTACAGGTGGATAAGTGGAGACATAGATATTCTTCATTTGAAGCTGCCTTTTTCCAAGGGATTTTCTGATTTTTTCCCCATTCACCGAGGTCAATTCCATATCCCGCTTGACCCAGCTTCCCCAATCCAGATCTTTCCGGACCATGCGAATGACGTTTGCTTCTTTCTTCCCGGTATTCTCAAGCCATAATTCATCCTGATTGGGTGAGAGATTTAGAATTCGATAGTGTTTATCTTCAACCAAATGGTAAGCTATCTTCCAAAACAAATAATGATAACGTAAATCCACATCATCCACTACTTTCTTTTTTTAAGAAATCCTATTCTTCCCCTACTATACCGAACCTTTTCTTAAACTGTAAAACAAAAAGACTGTAAGAGAGATTTTCCCCCTTACAGTCTTTTTCACTGTTATCCTCTGAATGCACCTTGAATGAATTTAGAGCGGATACCAGGTATCCCCATCGCTGCTTTCACAGCAAATTTTCTAATGAGAAAGTTCCCAAGAAGTACATTTAACAGTCGATATCGATTTGGAATCAGAAAGAGAACCAAACCGCCCAGCACTAACCATTTTGTCCATCCGTTCATGATGATCCCTCCTGCTAGTAGTTTGGATCATTATAGAGAAGCTTATCCCACTAAATTACAAGGAAGCGAAACTTTCTTTCGTTACGTCAATAGAATATGAGCATAAGTACTCCTGCCAAAAGACTTGATAGAGCATTCACTGTCTCATTGTTCATGAGAGGAAGCCCTTTCGTTCTTTCTGTGTGATGTTCACAATGAACGGATGACTCTGTTCGAAGATCACAGACCGGACACCGGTACTCCAACTGAATGAATGCACCTAGCACTGTATCCAGGATGTTGCCTAAAAACCCGGAAAGGAGAAGGAGTAAGAAGATAGATACATCCATGACATTCAACAAAATCAATGAGGCCAGTGAGATAAGGGCAGATCCAAAGAAAGCCGCTACCGTACCGATGATGGAAACAGCACCCGATGTGCCTTTGGGAACTCTCCTGAAAGTTCTTATAGAAAACGGCATTTTATGACTGAGAGGTCCGATTTCTGATGCCCATGTATCAGCGTTTGCCCCAGCGATCGACGCAATGAAGGCAAATGTCCAGACTTCGTTTCCCGTCACACTGAATAGTATGGCAAATAGGGCTGCAGGACCTCCGTTCGCCAACACTTGCTGCCAGTCCCTGATGGACGTTTTCGCTAAGCGCTCCTCGATCCCTATCTTGCTTTTCTTAAAAAGGCGTGACCATATGCTTGATGACAAGAAGAAGGTGCCTAATATAAACAGCCCCTCAAACCCATATGAAGAGCCAATAGCCAGGCCGATCATTATGGCCATTACAGCGCCAGAGAGACTTAAATTACTTGTTTTCCACCCTGCAATGGAGATAGAGAAAATAAAAAAGAGAAGAAAGAAATACTCATTTATCACAATCGATTCGTCCCTTTTCCGTCAAGATCGTTCCAACCGGTATGTCGAAAGATTCGATTGGCAATGCAGCGACCATTTGCTCCACAAAGGCAAGGGACATCGTCAGACCCGGATAGCTTGAGAGTAACCTGTCATAATATCCCCCGCCAAACCCCAGTCGATAGCCCTTTTCTGTATAAGCCAAACCTGGAACGATCATCAATTCAATAGCGTCATTATGAACAACGGCCGACTTGTCGGGGGCTGGTTCATACAAATCAAAATAGGATTGTTCGAGCTGATGGAAATCATGAAGCTCATAGAAGACCAATTCACGGTTTTTTGGAAAACATTTCGGGACTACTACCGTTTTCCCTTCCTCCCAGCCCCGTT
Coding sequences:
- a CDS encoding YqgQ family protein gives rise to the protein MKTIYDIQQLLKSYGTIIYVGHRLSDLQLMEGELIELYQSQLIETRDFQTALFLLRHEIEIEKEKQDR
- a CDS encoding spore germination protein, encoding MTNQKKKPVSTQIEENTNYLRDTLAVDKSFDVIQLDLEYAERKMAMFLVDGFVKDDIMHYLMKLLSGLSPEQLEEDTLEKLLKTYIPYIEIEQVDDLNQVIDLVLAGPTALVVDGIDKVIMIDARTYPVRGPQEPDIERVVRGSRDGYVETIVFNTALTRRRVRDPSLRMEYMQIGRRSKTDIVVSYIEDIADPNLVHKIKDSLSKIDTDGLPMGEKTLEEFIAGRHWNPYPMVRYTERPDTAAAHLYEGHVIIMVDGSPSVLITPTTFWHHLQHAEEYRNKPSVGAYLRFVRFIAVWCSIFLLPFYYLFAIHPELLPEAMSYVGPNDVGEVPLFLQFLIIEVGIDILRMAAIHTPSSLATALGLVAALMIGQVAVEVGLLINEVILYLAIAAIGTFATPSYEMSLANRLVRIFLLICTALFGVYGFVVGILLWIIMLSRMNSFDIPYMWPFIPFNLRAFRDVFLRSPMPLKNRRPRFLHPKDPDR
- a CDS encoding rhomboid family intramembrane serine protease; the protein is MDLRYHYLFWKIAYHLVEDKHYRILNLSPNQDELWLENTGKKEANVIRMVRKDLDWGSWVKRDMELTSVNGEKIRKSLGKRQLQMKNIYVSTYPPVDADPDLFQESLNNQKTSVQPLLLHGEQSVETLKNDPFFNEGEWELPPEVLDANVEWIKSMTMTSSSKQIQKERQLFEKGKPFFTYFFIALQLIMFIILELNGGSKDPQTLIEFGAKYNPLMIEGEWWRLVTPIFLHIGILHLLMNTLALFYLGTAVEKMFGRIRFIFIYMISGITGSLASFLFTSNLSAGASGAIFGCFGALLYFGVLYPKIFFRTIGTNIIAVILLNLVLGFTIPGIDNAGHIGGLVGGFLAAGIVSLPNTHRPLRQLLFLTGSLLLVGVLVSRGIGGDPTSWDVNTVNGVAQEKISNQQWEEAENILVPVVEEGTPNSQTYFYLSYAEIKMNKLAQAKDHLRAAIQENSEFHEAHYNLALILIDSGDRKEALVHAKKAYELNRQDENYEKLYKELQENT
- a CDS encoding DUF92 domain-containing protein is translated as MINEYFFLLFFIFSISIAGWKTSNLSLSGAVMAIMIGLAIGSSYGFEGLFILGTFFLSSSIWSRLFKKSKIGIEERLAKTSIRDWQQVLANGGPAALFAILFSVTGNEVWTFAFIASIAGANADTWASEIGPLSHKMPFSIRTFRRVPKGTSGAVSIIGTVAAFFGSALISLASLILLNVMDVSIFLLLLLSGFLGNILDTVLGAFIQLEYRCPVCDLRTESSVHCEHHTERTKGLPLMNNETVNALSSLLAGVLMLIFY
- a CDS encoding 5-formyltetrahydrofolate cyclo-ligase codes for the protein MSKKELRNLQLQSLKLIDHVSFQQKCFRIEQLLFESPEWKKSNTVAVTISKPPEVNTWNIIKRGWEEGKTVVVPKCFPKNRELVFYELHDFHQLEQSYFDLYEPAPDKSAVVHNDAIELMIVPGLAYTEKGYRLGFGGGYYDRLLSSYPGLTMSLAFVEQMVAALPIESFDIPVGTILTEKGRIDCDK